The bacterium nucleotide sequence AGCGTGTCGCAGATGTCTTCGTCTGTCAGCTGGCCGTTGATTCCGTCCGAACACAGCAGGACCACGTCGCCACATTGCACGCGCATCGATGCGATGTCTGGCTCGACCCGCAGGCGCACGCCCAGCGCGCGCGTGATCACGTGACGTTGCGGATGGGTCGCCACCTGTTCAGGCGATAGCTGGCCCTGCGCTTCGAGTTCGCCCACCACGGAGTGATCCAGGGTCAGCGGACGCAGACTTCCACTGCGCAGTAGATAGATGCGGCTATCGCCCACGTGCGCGAGCGTCAACTGGTTCTCGACGACCCAGATCGCAACCAACGTGGTCGCCATACCCCGAAGATCGGGCTCACGCTCGGCGGCATCGTGAAGAGCGGCGTTCGCGCAAAGCGCTCCGTAGCGCATGGCGTCCGGCCGAGAAATACCGTCGGCGAGAAGCAAGCTGCTGACGAATGCGGCAGTGGCGGTGCTGGATGCGCGGCGGCCGGCGACATGTCCGCCAAGTCCGTCGGCAACGACGAATAGACCGCGGTCCGCACGGATGGCAAACGCGTCCTCATTGACCCGGCGACGTCGTCCGACGTCCGTAC carries:
- a CDS encoding serine/threonine-protein phosphatase encodes the protein MSLRYAACTDVGRRRRVNEDAFAIRADRGLFVVADGLGGHVAGRRASSTATAAFVSSLLLADGISRPDAMRYGALCANAALHDAAEREPDLRGMATTLVAIWVVENQLTLAHVGDSRIYLLRSGSLRPLTLDHSVVGELEAQGQLSPEQVATHPQRHVITRALGVRLRVEPDIASMRVQCGDVVLLCSDGINGQLTDEDICDTLVSRADDLDAAARSLISEANARGGSDNATAVLVGIK